In the Pyrolobus fumarii 1A genome, one interval contains:
- a CDS encoding nucleotidyltransferase domain-containing protein, with the protein MLWARHHVEYLRRWREAAEAIARAVESLGLRARVYVIGGAAEGRLTVLSDVDVLLCLEEDADPRLVKHAVLKEAFDKHGLPIDYPVELHVHSDEECREMLARYRHVRVDPGVDG; encoded by the coding sequence GTGCTCTGGGCTAGGCACCACGTAGAGTACCTGAGGAGGTGGAGGGAGGCTGCCGAGGCCATAGCCAGGGCTGTCGAGAGCCTCGGGTTGAGGGCCAGAGTGTATGTCATCGGTGGCGCCGCGGAGGGCAGGCTAACAGTCCTCAGCGATGTGGATGTGCTCCTGTGCCTCGAGGAGGACGCCGACCCGAGGCTGGTGAAGCACGCGGTGCTAAAGGAGGCTTTCGATAAGCACGGCCTCCCGATAGACTACCCCGTAGAGCTGCACGTGCATAGTGATGAGGAGTGTAGAGAGATGCTAGCCAGGTATAGGCATGTGCGGGTAGACCCTGGGGTTGACGGGTAG
- a CDS encoding nucleotidyltransferase domain-containing protein → MRRRREQWRRLLEEIRRWVEELTVELRGRGVRVEAVYLFGSIARGDYTAESDVDLVIVSRDWGRYTMEERLSMLYRLWRWERDATLIPLTPEELRDRLEKSVVLRDASRYWMRIV, encoded by the coding sequence TTGAGGCGGCGGAGAGAGCAGTGGAGGAGGCTTCTCGAGGAGATACGCAGGTGGGTTGAGGAGCTGACTGTAGAGCTCAGGGGGCGCGGCGTGAGGGTAGAGGCGGTCTACCTCTTCGGCAGTATAGCGCGGGGGGACTACACCGCCGAGAGCGATGTCGACCTCGTGATAGTATCTAGGGACTGGGGGCGCTACACTATGGAGGAGAGGCTCTCTATGCTATACCGGCTCTGGAGGTGGGAGAGGGACGCGACCCTCATACCCCTCACGCCCGAGGAGCTTCGCGACAGGCTCGAGAAGAGCGTGGTGTTGAGAGACGCGTCTAGGTACTGGATGCGCATAGTGTAG
- a CDS encoding antitoxin family protein encodes MARVVRARFEGGVLKPLGKPSCGRREVLVGIRRVEEGIVEPVWCYRGRFGVRLPPEAIEEFVSERR; translated from the coding sequence GTGGCTAGGGTCGTGAGGGCTCGGTTTGAGGGTGGCGTGTTGAAGCCGCTTGGGAAGCCGAGTTGCGGGAGGAGAGAGGTGCTGGTGGGGATCAGGAGGGTTGAGGAGGGTATCGTTGAGCCTGTGTGGTGTTATAGGGGGAGGTTTGGTGTGAGGCTGCCGCCGGAGGCTATAGAGGAGTTTGTGAGCGAGAGGAGATGA
- a CDS encoding HEPN domain-containing protein yields the protein MLCSGAAVRVWRVVREQVLWWLRLARRDLERAERSLREGDRAAAVFWAQQAAEKALKAVLLALKGYFPKTHSIRRLFEELGSNLGLGREELEDAYELTQYYYVARYPDVVEGLPDEVISGRTAERAVAAARRVVEAAERAVEEASRGDTQVG from the coding sequence ATGCTGTGTAGTGGCGCGGCTGTAAGGGTGTGGAGGGTGGTTAGGGAGCAGGTTTTATGGTGGTTGAGGCTCGCAAGGAGGGATCTTGAGCGTGCCGAGCGTAGCCTTAGGGAGGGTGATCGTGCGGCCGCCGTGTTCTGGGCGCAGCAGGCTGCCGAGAAGGCGCTTAAAGCTGTCTTGCTCGCTCTTAAAGGCTATTTCCCGAAGACGCATAGCATCCGGAGGCTTTTCGAGGAGCTAGGCTCCAACCTGGGGCTAGGCAGGGAGGAACTGGAGGACGCATACGAGCTGACACAATACTACTATGTCGCGAGGTACCCGGATGTCGTGGAGGGCCTCCCGGATGAAGTTATCAGCGGGAGAACCGCGGAGAGAGCAGTGGCTGCCGCTAGGAGAGTTGTTGAGGCGGCGGAGAGAGCAGTGGAGGAGGCTTCTCGAGGAGATACGCAGGTGGGTTGA
- the cas6 gene encoding CRISPR system precrRNA processing endoribonuclease RAMP protein Cas6 — MARFERWSFTVRVYGFGSLRVCNYTGKLVKSLLAVCSERFASILSSSEKSVAKRLSVTPLFRVTGPGRVEAVYPGGPQRDKIRAPVLEDGEVVFFEVGAGGDLINEMPRLLECLSRGVSVRFCGAAITVEPVEARMIAEYDTHSDPIVRLDGVEAVKIVFRSPTLPVNPWRPGSRWKRLLPTPSYLLAVNAHDMFDPDTALVERALIAAERILSPSHAALDTARVYWYLYDGSRLPAMIGYVKLHVETEGVGKGEVETVEHLLSHAVVMGVGSGRAAGFGAVSIEAMPSTDRLEG; from the coding sequence GTGGCTAGGTTCGAGCGATGGTCCTTCACGGTTAGGGTGTATGGCTTCGGCTCTCTACGCGTGTGCAACTACACCGGGAAGCTCGTGAAGAGCCTCCTAGCGGTGTGCTCGGAGAGGTTCGCGTCCATACTCTCCTCCTCGGAGAAGAGCGTGGCCAAGAGGCTCTCCGTGACGCCCTTGTTCCGCGTGACCGGCCCCGGTAGGGTCGAGGCGGTGTACCCGGGCGGCCCGCAACGCGACAAGATACGGGCCCCGGTGCTCGAAGACGGCGAGGTGGTCTTCTTCGAGGTTGGTGCTGGTGGCGACTTGATTAACGAGATGCCACGTTTGCTCGAGTGCCTCTCGCGGGGCGTCTCGGTGAGGTTCTGCGGAGCGGCTATCACCGTGGAGCCCGTAGAGGCCCGGATGATAGCGGAGTACGACACGCACAGCGACCCTATAGTCAGGCTCGACGGCGTAGAGGCGGTCAAGATCGTGTTTAGGTCGCCCACGCTGCCGGTTAACCCCTGGCGCCCCGGCTCCCGCTGGAAGAGGCTGCTGCCCACACCCTCATACCTGCTGGCCGTGAACGCCCACGACATGTTCGACCCCGACACGGCTCTCGTCGAGAGGGCGCTGATCGCCGCCGAGAGGATACTATCCCCCAGCCACGCGGCCCTCGACACCGCGAGGGTATACTGGTACCTGTACGACGGGAGCAGGCTCCCAGCGATGATAGGCTATGTGAAGCTCCACGTCGAGACAGAGGGGGTGGGCAAGGGGGAGGTAGAGACCGTGGAGCACCTCCTCAGCCACGCTGTGGTCATGGGGGTGGGTTCCGGGAGGGCGGCTGGCTTCGGCGCGGTAAGCATAGAGGCCATGCCGTCCACCGATAGGCTCGAGGGCTAG
- a CDS encoding ATP-binding protein, with the protein MASWRRVRLVFAPGLTVEFVDRERGLRQVEGLAGRGTRFPVVIYGPEGCGKTAFLRQVFEVLKSLGYSVVYVNPLGREAGERLLTTEDVRSLVGALAEFALGGGAARLVDAALGVASRLFGRSRRIAFIADDVFQAIGVEEAELYVKRLLNLIEYPPGEYERIVVLVASSEGVTRGRISRHNWAKLMMMWNMPRSALEELYEQIPGAKPGFDEVWAWTGGNPRYLSRLYEAGWRVDRVIEEIVAERRVLRALARRWRRELEETVNDPDYLMEEYERVEGLARKLIELNMVVEVVEYRSEDLWIDTPPPERDPELGIGRFYAWATPLHREAVRRILSEYSLSG; encoded by the coding sequence GTGGCTTCGTGGCGTAGGGTTAGGCTGGTCTTCGCCCCTGGTCTCACAGTAGAGTTTGTTGACCGCGAGCGTGGTTTGAGGCAGGTTGAGGGTCTCGCCGGGAGGGGTACGAGGTTCCCCGTGGTGATCTATGGGCCGGAGGGTTGCGGGAAGACCGCGTTTCTCCGCCAGGTTTTCGAGGTTTTGAAGAGCCTCGGGTATAGCGTCGTCTACGTGAATCCGCTCGGGAGGGAGGCTGGGGAGAGGCTGCTGACGACGGAGGATGTGAGGAGTCTCGTGGGCGCGTTGGCCGAGTTTGCTCTTGGCGGTGGGGCTGCGAGGCTCGTAGACGCGGCTTTGGGAGTCGCGTCTAGGCTGTTCGGGCGTAGCAGGAGGATAGCGTTCATAGCGGATGACGTATTCCAGGCTATTGGTGTCGAGGAGGCCGAGTTGTACGTCAAGAGGCTGTTGAACCTCATCGAGTATCCTCCGGGCGAGTATGAGAGGATTGTTGTCCTGGTGGCGTCTAGCGAGGGCGTCACGAGGGGGAGGATCTCTAGGCACAACTGGGCGAAGCTCATGATGATGTGGAACATGCCGAGGAGCGCCCTGGAGGAGCTCTACGAGCAGATACCGGGCGCTAAGCCGGGCTTCGACGAGGTGTGGGCCTGGACCGGCGGAAACCCGAGGTACCTGAGCCGACTCTACGAGGCCGGGTGGCGGGTGGACCGCGTGATAGAGGAGATCGTCGCTGAGAGGAGGGTGTTGCGGGCGCTCGCCCGGAGGTGGAGAAGAGAGCTGGAGGAGACTGTCAACGACCCGGACTACCTCATGGAGGAGTATGAGAGGGTGGAGGGGCTTGCACGGAAACTGATAGAACTCAACATGGTGGTGGAGGTCGTCGAGTACCGCAGCGAGGATCTCTGGATAGACACGCCTCCGCCCGAGAGGGACCCGGAGCTGGGCATAGGAAGGTTCTACGCATGGGCGACCCCGCTTCACAGGGAGGCTGTCAGGAGGATACTCTCCGAGTATTCTCTGAGCGGGTGA
- a CDS encoding nucleotidyltransferase domain-containing protein, with product MSRSYSEVLLETMLERRRMLRNWKRLAEAVARVVREAYPDARVYLTGSVARGEWTAASDVDILVALDHEPSPREAAQVIEYIWEKLGLPPNHPLEIHVIGPQSLEKYRRRAPLQPLDTK from the coding sequence TTGTCGAGAAGCTACTCAGAGGTACTCCTCGAGACGATGCTCGAGAGGAGACGCATGCTTAGAAACTGGAAGCGGCTCGCGGAGGCAGTAGCCAGGGTCGTCAGGGAGGCCTACCCCGACGCCCGCGTCTACCTAACCGGCAGCGTGGCTAGGGGAGAATGGACCGCAGCAAGCGACGTGGATATACTCGTAGCGCTCGACCATGAACCCTCTCCGCGAGAAGCGGCACAGGTGATAGAATACATCTGGGAGAAGCTAGGCCTACCACCCAACCACCCCCTCGAGATACACGTGATCGGACCCCAAAGCCTCGAGAAGTACAGGAGACGCGCACCCCTCCAACCCCTAGACACCAAGTGA
- a CDS encoding UPF0175 family protein, producing MASSVARLSRDALRRVARGSGERVTLRDLILAALYTAGGKLSRLRLMKLLYIVSSHAPRAVQDVEFIPYRFGAWSEDVEHELEMLEKKGVTESSREGVRLRDINEGERAWQAVEKRGNLASLLRETLEIFNELDDRELLAFVYSVYGGYEESEKKHILLDKRLRLETALKLYERGLISVTLAARVAGMNVLEFVDIARRKLGGLVTSDKLFEE from the coding sequence TTGGCGAGTAGCGTGGCAAGGCTGAGCAGAGACGCTCTTCGCCGTGTTGCACGTGGATCTGGCGAGAGGGTCACGCTACGTGACCTCATACTTGCGGCGTTGTACACCGCTGGTGGCAAACTCTCAAGGTTGCGTCTCATGAAACTCCTCTACATAGTCTCGAGTCACGCGCCGCGAGCTGTACAAGATGTAGAGTTCATACCATACCGTTTTGGCGCGTGGAGTGAGGATGTGGAGCACGAGCTGGAGATGTTGGAGAAGAAGGGTGTAACGGAGAGCAGCAGGGAGGGTGTGAGGCTGCGTGACATTAACGAGGGGGAGAGGGCGTGGCAAGCTGTAGAAAAGCGGGGCAACCTCGCATCCTTGCTAAGGGAGACTCTCGAGATATTCAATGAGCTGGACGATAGGGAGCTACTAGCCTTCGTATATAGCGTGTATGGTGGCTATGAGGAGTCGGAGAAGAAGCATATACTCCTGGATAAACGTCTGCGTCTAGAGACAGCCCTCAAGCTATACGAGCGCGGCTTAATCTCAGTTACTCTGGCCGCAAGGGTGGCTGGCATGAACGTTTTAGAGTTTGTTGATATCGCGCGGAGGAAGCTAGGAGGCCTTGTCACGAGCGATAAGCTATTCGAGGAGTAG
- a CDS encoding nucleotidyltransferase domain-containing protein gives MALALRARRRLLLNAADVVERLRRLEWRKLGVCHVLLVGSLARRGVGRDVDLLVLPCGGRHLDMEEKLRVMLTVSDALGIDPDQVDVIGLDEAPCPLLEEAARHNVILYTVDRGALIDELLRRLGVCEDEAISSRKLNVIEAAVRAALRRWGPRASLRDSTTRLSRPRRGSTGSERWG, from the coding sequence TTGGCTCTTGCTCTCCGGGCACGGCGCAGGCTATTGCTCAATGCTGCCGATGTCGTGGAGAGGTTGAGGAGGCTAGAGTGGCGTAAGCTTGGGGTCTGCCACGTGCTGCTCGTAGGGTCTCTCGCGCGGAGGGGCGTAGGCCGCGACGTAGACCTGCTCGTACTGCCCTGCGGGGGTAGACACCTCGACATGGAGGAGAAGCTTAGGGTTATGCTCACGGTCTCGGACGCCCTGGGCATAGACCCGGACCAGGTGGACGTGATCGGCCTCGATGAGGCTCCGTGCCCCCTCCTAGAGGAGGCCGCGAGGCACAATGTGATCCTCTATACGGTGGATCGGGGGGCGCTCATAGACGAGCTGCTCAGGAGGCTCGGCGTCTGCGAGGACGAGGCGATATCCAGCCGCAAGCTCAACGTTATTGAGGCTGCGGTGCGGGCCGCTCTACGCAGGTGGGGGCCACGGGCATCCTTGCGAGACTCTACAACACGGTTGTCGAGGCCGCGGAGAGGCTCGACAGGCTCCGAGAGATGGGGCTGA
- a CDS encoding ABC transporter ATP-binding protein, translating to MANVEILLENIVKRRGRFTLRIDRLRIGERLVLVAGPNGSGKSTLLSLMAGVLRPNRGRIEYNVGGERLSVEEAWSKLRLGFLLDSVEPPDATVEQLLDMTCLNDCSDVIEGLGLRKVLAERYATLSTGYRKRVKLALAYARRPRVALIDEPFNGIDYDSIWAIREFITEQAEERYTLTIIASHIDPGLDFQRVIILQDGRITYDGDPQESPVPRMCTPYRG from the coding sequence GTGGCCAACGTCGAGATCCTCCTCGAGAACATCGTGAAGAGGAGGGGGCGCTTCACACTCCGCATCGACAGGCTGAGGATCGGGGAGAGGCTAGTCCTTGTCGCGGGGCCGAACGGCAGCGGGAAGTCCACACTACTCTCCCTGATGGCCGGCGTGCTGCGACCCAACCGCGGCCGCATAGAATACAACGTGGGCGGCGAACGGCTGAGCGTCGAGGAGGCATGGTCCAAGCTCCGGCTAGGCTTCCTACTCGACAGTGTAGAGCCGCCAGACGCCACAGTCGAACAACTACTCGACATGACGTGCCTCAACGACTGTAGCGACGTAATCGAGGGCCTGGGGCTCCGGAAGGTACTAGCCGAGAGGTACGCCACACTCTCCACCGGGTACAGGAAGAGAGTGAAACTAGCACTCGCCTACGCGCGGCGACCCCGCGTCGCCCTCATAGACGAGCCGTTCAACGGCATAGACTACGACTCCATATGGGCGATACGCGAGTTCATAACCGAGCAGGCAGAGGAGAGATACACGCTAACGATAATAGCCTCGCATATAGACCCAGGGCTAGACTTCCAACGCGTAATCATACTCCAAGACGGGAGAATAACCTACGACGGCGACCCCCAAGAAAGCCCCGTACCAAGAATGTGCACACCCTACAGAGGATGA
- a CDS encoding AbrB/MazE/SpoVT family DNA-binding domain-containing protein, translating into MGVVVETRVGRKRVVVIPKAVAEAVGLVEGQRVRIRAEDGRIIIEPVRDALWLALHGRRIGYIPAEDVEEESLREQERLASTT; encoded by the coding sequence GTGGGCGTTGTTGTCGAGACGCGGGTTGGGAGGAAGAGGGTGGTTGTGATACCCAAGGCTGTTGCGGAGGCGGTGGGGTTGGTTGAGGGGCAGCGGGTTAGGATCCGGGCTGAGGACGGCCGGATAATCATCGAGCCGGTTCGCGACGCGCTCTGGCTCGCTCTGCATGGGAGGAGGATAGGCTACATACCGGCGGAGGACGTGGAGGAGGAGAGCCTCCGTGAGCAGGAGAGGCTTGCGTCTACTACTTGA
- a CDS encoding CRISPR system precrRNA processing endoribonuclease RAMP protein Cas6 produces MTIFQRWELRVRLWLRLGYGPLLVTDYTGKLVRGLVATCSRTAALILNHDGLTLPKPLSLSPLLRVEGGRVEAVYPGSWDGRSTEYPVVESGSTLAFHVGLGPGLEDVIDEVVSCLDKGVNIDFSMHTLRVELVDARRVATYDPGGKPIIRLRDATSVKITLMAPTLPVNPWRPGSRWKRLLPAPSYLLYVNALELAEGDHRRALEMVEAAERTLSPSPATWRTTRLRYYIHSGRLLPALVGYTKLYVEDATPEDTETTEHLLSHAAVMGMGASRAAGFGTTRIETR; encoded by the coding sequence TTGACGATATTCCAGCGTTGGGAGCTGCGGGTGAGGCTGTGGCTCCGGCTCGGCTACGGCCCCCTCCTCGTCACGGACTACACGGGTAAGCTCGTGAGGGGCTTGGTGGCCACGTGTTCCCGCACAGCCGCCCTCATACTGAACCACGATGGGCTGACTCTTCCCAAGCCCCTCTCGCTCTCACCCCTCCTCCGCGTCGAGGGCGGCAGGGTCGAGGCGGTCTACCCCGGCTCCTGGGACGGCAGGAGCACCGAGTACCCAGTGGTCGAGAGCGGCTCCACCCTCGCCTTCCACGTGGGGCTCGGCCCGGGCCTCGAGGATGTGATAGACGAGGTGGTCTCGTGCCTGGATAAGGGCGTCAACATAGACTTCTCGATGCACACGCTGCGCGTCGAGCTCGTGGACGCCAGGAGGGTGGCCACCTACGATCCGGGCGGCAAGCCCATAATCAGGCTACGCGACGCCACCAGCGTCAAGATAACCCTCATGGCGCCCACGCTGCCGGTTAACCCCTGGCGCCCCGGCTCCCGCTGGAAGAGGCTACTACCAGCACCCTCATACCTCCTCTACGTCAACGCCCTGGAGCTAGCAGAGGGCGATCACAGGAGAGCCCTCGAGATGGTGGAGGCCGCCGAGAGGACACTCTCACCCTCACCAGCCACCTGGAGAACAACAAGACTCCGCTACTACATACACAGCGGCAGGCTCCTACCCGCACTAGTAGGCTACACCAAGCTCTACGTCGAGGACGCGACGCCAGAAGACACCGAGACAACCGAGCACCTCCTCAGCCACGCAGCGGTAATGGGCATGGGAGCCAGCCGAGCAGCAGGATTCGGGACAACCAGGATAGAGACGAGGTAG
- a CDS encoding ATP-binding protein, protein MTPWRDCGWRTGLGTCFYNRRVETERLSSLLDGFSLVVLVGPRNAGKSELARYTLLRVKRVKPMIVDARRVVARAGLGGRLEPLGERVVGTVARFVEEKAGLGALLDLVSSVYRELALDEYVVIDEVHLVARDTLRELEALAKLLRFYPEYKKWKMVVTCSEGFLLAQGLADRLDGYGARVLLLEPLGEEDARALYEEYVERRGCRLGWSLYWGLIGGLPGYLPDYCAMNPDELRRWVHERLSSLVSALLEAAREARVDPAEVLRAAHELLVEGQQVLTPLHLTLSRVLVHTNIAYQAGLQLKPQLRVYTVALALWASRGYNEPPNPQDVIKAAKEDTV, encoded by the coding sequence TTGACACCGTGGAGGGATTGCGGGTGGAGGACCGGGCTGGGTACCTGCTTCTACAACCGGAGGGTTGAGACCGAGCGCCTTTCTAGTCTCCTGGATGGTTTCAGCCTCGTTGTTCTCGTGGGGCCGCGGAATGCTGGTAAGAGCGAGCTTGCAAGATATACGCTCCTCCGCGTGAAGCGCGTCAAGCCGATGATAGTTGATGCTAGGAGGGTGGTCGCGAGGGCCGGGCTGGGCGGGCGACTAGAGCCTCTCGGCGAGCGTGTGGTCGGCACAGTGGCGAGGTTTGTTGAGGAGAAGGCTGGGCTAGGTGCGCTACTCGACCTGGTCTCCAGTGTCTATCGGGAACTTGCTCTCGACGAGTATGTCGTGATAGACGAGGTTCACCTGGTTGCGCGCGACACTCTCCGCGAGCTTGAGGCTCTCGCTAAGCTGCTCCGCTTCTACCCGGAGTATAAGAAGTGGAAGATGGTAGTCACTTGTAGCGAGGGCTTCCTGCTGGCGCAGGGTCTGGCCGATAGGCTGGACGGGTACGGCGCCCGTGTTCTCCTCCTCGAGCCTCTAGGCGAGGAGGATGCGCGTGCACTCTACGAGGAGTACGTGGAGAGGAGAGGGTGCAGGCTAGGCTGGAGCCTCTACTGGGGGCTTATCGGCGGACTACCCGGCTACCTCCCAGACTACTGCGCGATGAACCCGGACGAGCTCAGACGATGGGTGCACGAGAGGCTCTCTAGCCTCGTATCCGCGCTCCTGGAGGCCGCCAGGGAGGCCAGGGTAGACCCCGCAGAGGTACTCCGCGCCGCACACGAGCTGCTAGTGGAAGGGCAACAGGTGCTAACGCCGCTGCACCTGACCCTAAGCAGGGTACTCGTACACACAAACATAGCGTACCAAGCCGGGCTCCAGCTAAAACCACAGCTCAGGGTATACACCGTCGCACTAGCACTATGGGCGTCACGCGGCTACAACGAACCACCCAACCCCCAAGACGTGATCAAAGCAGCCAAAGAAGACACGGTGTGA
- a CDS encoding PaREP1 family protein, with protein MAGLVIVLPPRVGERVKREAERLGVTVEEYIIELVEREADPRERALDYIEAASLLLGQARGELGRGDHRQAAEKIWGAVALAVKAYAAWRDGRRLASHGELWEYKDVVARELGEWIGRVFREANSLHTCFYEGWCTRRDVEAVLAEAEKLVEEIRARIEHSRKH; from the coding sequence TTGGCTGGTCTGGTTATCGTGCTCCCCCCTAGGGTTGGTGAGAGGGTTAAGAGGGAGGCTGAGCGTCTAGGTGTGACGGTCGAGGAGTATATCATCGAGCTTGTGGAGCGGGAGGCGGATCCGAGGGAGAGGGCTCTGGACTACATCGAGGCCGCTAGCCTGCTCCTTGGGCAGGCGAGGGGAGAGCTGGGTAGGGGCGACCATAGGCAGGCTGCTGAGAAGATTTGGGGCGCTGTGGCGCTAGCCGTGAAGGCGTATGCGGCCTGGAGGGATGGGAGGAGGCTGGCTAGCCACGGCGAGCTATGGGAGTACAAGGATGTTGTCGCTCGCGAGCTGGGAGAGTGGATAGGGAGGGTGTTCCGCGAGGCCAACAGCCTCCACACCTGCTTCTACGAGGGCTGGTGTACACGCAGAGACGTAGAGGCCGTACTAGCCGAGGCAGAGAAGCTGGTCGAGGAGATCCGGGCCAGGATAGAGCACAGCCGCAAGCATTGA
- a CDS encoding HEPN domain-containing protein produces the protein MYQLYGGVMVYNVLVFLGSSGCVMGSGERVELLKDRARFFLSLARELLERGRYDIAAFCAEQAMQLRVKASLLRLSGEMPRIHGLRELLGILARVLEELGCRSLAGEVRRYTREYRDQLIDAEDAYTSARYGVFTLGAREVADVILAAKRLFELLEEVERRALG, from the coding sequence GTGTACCAGCTGTATGGCGGCGTCATGGTGTATAATGTTCTCGTGTTTCTCGGTTCTTCGGGGTGCGTGATGGGTAGTGGTGAGCGTGTAGAGCTGTTGAAGGATCGTGCACGCTTCTTCCTATCCCTGGCTCGCGAGCTGCTGGAGAGAGGGCGGTATGACATCGCCGCTTTCTGCGCCGAGCAGGCTATGCAGCTGCGCGTAAAAGCGTCTCTGCTCCGCCTCTCCGGCGAAATGCCGAGGATACACGGTCTCCGCGAGCTGCTCGGGATACTGGCGCGTGTGCTGGAGGAGCTGGGGTGCCGGAGCCTCGCAGGTGAGGTCAGGAGGTACACGAGGGAGTACCGCGACCAGCTTATAGACGCTGAGGACGCCTATACATCGGCCCGTTATGGGGTCTTTACGCTGGGGGCTCGGGAGGTCGCGGATGTGATACTGGCCGCGAAGAGACTATTCGAGCTGCTAGAGGAGGTCGAGAGGCGTGCTCTGGGCTAG
- a CDS encoding PIN domain-containing protein yields MSRRGLRLLLDTSFLLPVLGFETSQRVMRALPRLAGHELYYSEISLLEALWKIVKVLRGRPAGDIQRVVEGVQAIRDSMSHAPMTAEAVEQAIRMYMMGHRDMVDNLLYSIALANNLTLLTIDDSLVEFIRRHKLPEEHITTPEEL; encoded by the coding sequence GTGAGCAGGAGAGGCTTGCGTCTACTACTTGACACTTCTTTCCTCCTACCGGTGCTGGGCTTCGAAACCTCACAGAGGGTCATGAGGGCGCTTCCGAGGCTGGCCGGCCACGAGCTGTACTATAGTGAGATTAGCCTGCTGGAAGCCCTCTGGAAGATAGTGAAGGTCTTGAGGGGTAGACCGGCGGGGGACATCCAGAGGGTTGTTGAGGGCGTCCAGGCTATCCGGGATAGCATGTCGCACGCCCCCATGACGGCCGAGGCTGTGGAGCAAGCCATACGCATGTACATGATGGGACACCGGGATATGGTGGACAACCTCCTATACTCGATAGCCCTGGCGAACAACCTGACACTACTAACCATAGACGACAGCCTAGTGGAGTTCATCCGTAGACACAAGCTCCCAGAGGAGCACATCACGACGCCCGAGGAGCTCTAG
- a CDS encoding HEPN domain-containing protein, with the protein MPSIEEYRLLLQRSRMFLEEARDALAKQRYDLAVFLAEQGLQLYLRAQLLRVLGDYPRTHSIRQLLAMLSRALGGEAEREIAEFMRRERPRLSELEDVYIASRYTLRVYTREDAEDILSTVERVTALVEKLLRGTPRDDAREETHA; encoded by the coding sequence TTGCCGAGCATCGAGGAGTATAGGCTGCTGTTGCAGCGTAGCAGGATGTTCCTCGAGGAGGCTCGCGACGCGCTCGCCAAGCAGCGTTACGATCTGGCGGTTTTCCTCGCAGAGCAGGGACTACAGCTCTACCTCAGGGCTCAGCTTCTCCGCGTGCTGGGCGACTACCCTAGAACCCATAGCATCCGGCAGCTCCTCGCTATGCTCTCGAGGGCTCTCGGCGGCGAGGCCGAGAGGGAGATAGCCGAGTTCATGAGGCGCGAGAGGCCCCGCCTCTCCGAGCTCGAGGATGTGTATATAGCTTCTCGCTACACTCTACGCGTCTACACGAGGGAGGACGCCGAGGACATACTATCCACCGTGGAGAGGGTGACAGCCCTTGTCGAGAAGCTACTCAGAGGTACTCCTCGAGACGATGCTCGAGAGGAGACGCATGCTTAG